From Nicotiana tabacum cultivar K326 chromosome 15, ASM71507v2, whole genome shotgun sequence, the proteins below share one genomic window:
- the LOC107763031 gene encoding uncharacterized protein LOC107763031 produces the protein MARAYKIKDFNRLMQDMDNFDKKVRPSTDYVYVVMDAEQRRNIVCMQKRECSCKQFQVDEIPCPHAMIVLDYTHIEASKYCSAYYTKEYFKKTYEVSVNPLLDETIWDFPTEVLDNVVLPPIVKGKSGRPTKSRRTGLYEYLYTEIVTCGLCGKQGHNRITCKNARDN, from the exons aTGGCCAGAGCATACAAAATTAAAGATTTTAATCGCCTCATGCAAGATATGGACAACTTTGATAAGAAG GTAAGGCCTTCAACCGATTATGTATATGTAGTAATGGATGCTGAACAAAGACGGAACATAGTCTGCATGCAAAAAAGGGAATGCTCGTGCAAACAATTTCAAGTGGATGAGATTCCTTGTCCACATGCTATGATAGTATTGGACTACACACACATAGAAGCATCCAAATATTGTTCTGCCTATTACACCAAGGAATACTTCAAGAAGACATATGAAGTATCAGTTAATCCACTTCTAGATGAAACTATATGGGACTTTCCAACAGAGGTGCTAGATAATGTGGTCCTACCACCGATAGTGAAGGGCAAATCAGGAAGACCGACGAAGTCGCGACGCACGGGACTTTATGAATATTTGTATACTGAAATAGTTACCTGTGGACTGTGTGGAAAACAAGGACACAACAGAATAACATGCAAGAATGCTCGAGATAACTAG